A stretch of Microbacterium caowuchunii DNA encodes these proteins:
- a CDS encoding alpha/beta fold hydrolase — protein sequence MPEFIDAYGVPITYDVYPAAGTPRAVVQLLHGLGEHAGRYTRLAEALAADGYVVYADDHRGHGRTGMTQWGDAARLGRLGQGGHRAAVDALWQFSRLIRAEHPDLPLLLIGHSWGSFLSQILLDRHPEAYDAVVLSGSALRWPGSLNAGDLNRPWKSADATGAEWLASDTEVGRAFIADPLTTSEPLLRLFGPIDAVRLFGRPRNDLGHDVPMLLMVGGEDTVGGPRSVHMLAKAYRERSGLGDVTTLVYPGARHEIFNEVGQAEIRADLLAWLDRRFPARD from the coding sequence ATGCCGGAGTTCATCGACGCCTACGGGGTGCCCATCACCTACGACGTGTATCCGGCGGCCGGTACGCCGCGCGCTGTCGTGCAGCTCCTACACGGGCTCGGCGAGCACGCCGGACGGTACACCCGCCTCGCCGAGGCGCTCGCCGCGGACGGTTACGTCGTCTACGCCGATGACCACCGTGGTCACGGCCGCACCGGGATGACCCAGTGGGGCGACGCCGCGCGCCTGGGCAGACTGGGGCAGGGCGGCCACCGGGCGGCCGTCGACGCCCTGTGGCAGTTCTCCCGGCTGATCCGTGCCGAGCATCCCGACCTTCCCCTCCTGCTGATCGGGCACTCCTGGGGGTCGTTCCTCTCGCAGATCCTCCTCGATCGTCATCCGGAGGCGTACGACGCGGTCGTCCTGTCCGGATCAGCGCTGCGCTGGCCGGGAAGCCTCAACGCCGGCGACCTCAACCGGCCATGGAAATCGGCGGACGCCACCGGTGCCGAGTGGCTCGCGAGCGACACGGAGGTGGGCCGGGCGTTCATCGCCGACCCGTTGACGACCTCGGAGCCGCTGTTGCGGCTGTTCGGACCGATCGATGCCGTGCGGTTGTTCGGCCGGCCGCGGAATGACCTCGGTCACGACGTCCCGATGCTGCTGATGGTGGGCGGGGAGGACACGGTCGGCGGTCCCCGCAGCGTGCACATGCTGGCCAAGGCGTACCGTGAGCGGTCCGGCCTCGGGGACGTGACCACGCTCGTCTATCCCGGTGCGCGCCACGAGATCTTCAACGAGGTGGGGCAGGCGGAGATCCGCGCTGACCTCCTCGCCTGGCTCGACAGGCGTTTCCCGGCCCGGGACTGA
- a CDS encoding MFS transporter, translating to MFRSLRLYNFRIWFLGALVSNIGGWMQATAQDWVVLTQLTDNDATAMGITMALQFGPPLLLVGITGWVADRFDRRRLLMITQTVLMTLAVAVGVLLLSGVMTLPMMFCFALGFGITNAFDAPARQAFVTDVVARDYAANAVALNAAGFNGARLFGPAVAGFLIVLVGTGWVFIANAATFLAMLVALALIRRHELIPRLRAPGAARLADGFRYVARRPDLIVTFVIVFLIGAFGMNFPIFASTMAVEFGQGADGYGVLSSILAIGSLAGALLSARRDKARMRVAMMAAGGFGVFSILSAMMPTYPLYAAALVFVGFMTVTLLTTANGYVQTTTDPAVRGRVLALYMAVLMGATPIGAPIAGWVADTWGPRSAIVLGGVAGLAACAVGVTWLLVSGRVRRDTARRFRLTIDETTPVAVIAPEEFSDEVMSTTPIRIPERRRGRPAPSARTPAERTTP from the coding sequence ATGTTCCGCTCGCTCCGGCTCTACAACTTCAGGATCTGGTTCCTCGGCGCGCTGGTCTCCAACATCGGTGGCTGGATGCAGGCCACCGCCCAGGACTGGGTGGTCCTGACCCAGCTGACCGACAACGACGCCACCGCCATGGGCATCACGATGGCCCTGCAGTTCGGTCCGCCGCTCCTGCTCGTCGGCATCACCGGCTGGGTGGCCGACCGCTTCGACCGGCGTCGCCTGCTCATGATCACCCAGACGGTGTTGATGACACTGGCGGTCGCGGTCGGCGTCCTCCTGCTGTCGGGTGTCATGACGCTGCCGATGATGTTCTGCTTCGCTCTCGGCTTCGGCATCACCAACGCCTTCGACGCCCCGGCGCGCCAGGCGTTCGTGACGGACGTCGTGGCCCGGGACTACGCCGCGAACGCGGTCGCGCTGAACGCGGCCGGGTTCAACGGCGCCCGGCTGTTCGGCCCCGCGGTCGCCGGATTCCTCATCGTGCTGGTCGGCACCGGATGGGTCTTCATCGCGAACGCCGCGACGTTCCTCGCCATGCTGGTCGCTCTCGCGCTCATCCGCCGGCACGAGCTCATCCCGCGCCTGCGCGCCCCGGGCGCCGCGCGGCTCGCGGACGGGTTCCGCTACGTCGCGCGGCGGCCAGATCTCATCGTGACCTTCGTCATCGTGTTCCTCATCGGCGCGTTCGGGATGAACTTCCCGATCTTCGCGTCGACGATGGCGGTGGAATTCGGCCAAGGCGCCGACGGCTACGGAGTGCTCAGCTCGATCCTCGCGATCGGCTCCCTCGCCGGCGCCCTGCTGTCCGCACGCAGGGACAAGGCCCGGATGCGCGTGGCGATGATGGCCGCAGGCGGATTCGGAGTGTTCTCCATCCTCTCCGCGATGATGCCCACCTACCCGTTGTACGCCGCGGCGCTCGTGTTCGTCGGGTTCATGACGGTGACCCTGCTGACCACCGCGAACGGTTACGTGCAGACCACCACCGACCCGGCGGTCCGCGGCCGCGTCCTCGCGCTGTACATGGCCGTCCTCATGGGTGCCACCCCCATCGGTGCGCCCATCGCGGGTTGGGTCGCGGACACCTGGGGCCCCCGGTCGGCGATCGTCCTCGGTGGCGTCGCCGGGCTCGCCGCCTGCGCCGTCGGTGTGACCTGGCTCCTGGTCTCGGGACGCGTCCGACGCGACACGGCACGCCGGTTCCGGCTCACGATCGACGAGACGACCCCCGTCGCCGTGATCGCCCCGGAGGAGTTCAGCGACGAGGTGATGAGCACGACGCCCATCCGCATCCCGGAACGGCGTCGCGGGCGTCCCGCGCCGAGTGCACGCACCCCTGCGGAGCGCACGACCCCCTGA
- a CDS encoding carboxylesterase/lipase family protein, with translation MTPEPPVVHTAAGAVRGIQRPGSAAFLGIPFAQAPVGDLRFAAPVPPEPWPGIRDATAYGPTPQRGDAGITLIPEPSVPGDATLNVNVFTPSTDAAAALPVLVWIHGGAFVSGAPASPWYDGASFARDGVVVVTISYRLGFDGFGHIDGAPGNRGVRDWLAALEWVQENIAAFGGDPHRVTIGGQSAGGGAVLTLLGMPTAQHLFHAAWSVSAAIGDVPADEARSRAARLAALAGVTADRSGFASVDEETLHALQDRAAHAPSRDRLASVREMLRNLAWGPMIDGELLTRPTVDSLAAGVGSDKPLLIGAADDEFTMVTMRMQRMLRFVPRDLGLGMLGLRGQDRRAYLRANPIERRRGTAGLLGRYVSDRVFRSLVARVLRARREAAAPTWAYRFSWASPVIGWAGHCLDVPFWFDCLDADRVTAITGDDPPQALADAMHGAAVRLVRDHTEDWQPWREPERTTRVFDDPAPGPAVIRDGYASAALG, from the coding sequence GTGACACCCGAACCGCCCGTCGTGCACACCGCAGCGGGCGCGGTCCGCGGGATCCAGCGACCGGGTTCGGCCGCGTTCCTCGGCATCCCGTTCGCCCAGGCGCCGGTCGGGGACCTGCGCTTCGCGGCCCCCGTTCCTCCGGAGCCGTGGCCGGGGATCCGGGACGCCACCGCCTACGGACCCACCCCGCAGCGCGGCGACGCGGGGATCACGCTCATCCCGGAGCCGTCCGTCCCCGGCGACGCGACCCTGAACGTGAACGTCTTCACCCCGTCCACGGATGCCGCGGCGGCGCTGCCCGTGCTCGTCTGGATCCACGGCGGCGCGTTCGTCTCGGGTGCCCCGGCCAGCCCGTGGTACGACGGTGCGAGCTTCGCCCGGGACGGCGTGGTCGTGGTGACCATCTCCTACCGCCTCGGCTTCGACGGGTTCGGCCACATCGACGGAGCACCCGGCAACCGGGGCGTCCGCGACTGGCTCGCCGCCTTGGAGTGGGTACAGGAGAACATCGCCGCGTTCGGCGGTGACCCGCACCGCGTGACGATCGGCGGGCAGTCCGCCGGCGGCGGCGCCGTGCTGACCCTGCTCGGGATGCCGACCGCACAGCACCTCTTCCACGCCGCCTGGTCGGTCTCCGCGGCGATCGGCGACGTCCCCGCCGACGAGGCGCGCTCCCGCGCGGCACGGCTCGCGGCGCTGGCGGGCGTCACGGCGGATCGGTCGGGGTTCGCGTCGGTCGACGAGGAGACCCTGCACGCTCTGCAGGACCGGGCCGCGCACGCCCCCTCCCGCGACCGCCTCGCGTCCGTCCGAGAGATGCTCCGCAACCTCGCCTGGGGACCCATGATCGACGGCGAACTCCTCACCCGCCCGACCGTCGATTCCCTGGCGGCCGGCGTGGGGTCCGACAAGCCGTTGCTCATCGGCGCCGCCGACGACGAGTTCACGATGGTGACGATGCGGATGCAGCGCATGCTTCGCTTCGTCCCGAGGGACCTCGGCCTCGGGATGCTGGGCCTGCGCGGACAGGACCGCCGCGCCTACCTCAGGGCCAACCCGATCGAGCGTCGCCGCGGCACCGCAGGACTGCTCGGACGCTACGTCTCCGACCGCGTCTTCCGTTCCCTCGTCGCCCGCGTCCTGCGGGCCCGCCGGGAAGCCGCCGCGCCGACGTGGGCGTATCGGTTCTCCTGGGCCTCCCCCGTCATCGGCTGGGCCGGCCACTGCCTGGACGTGCCGTTCTGGTTCGACTGCCTGGATGCCGATCGCGTGACGGCCATCACGGGGGACGATCCGCCCCAGGCCCTGGCCGACGCGATGCACGGGGCGGCCGTCCGCCTCGTGCGCGACCACACCGAGGACTGGCAACCCTGGCGCGAACCGGAACGGACGACCCGGGTGTTCGACGACCCCGCCCCGGGGCCCGCGGTGATCCGCGACGGCTACGCTTCAGCCGCCCTCGGCTGA
- a CDS encoding DNA-methyltransferase → MSGAIAIHPGDNLDVARRLPDGAFTVVYLDPPFNTGRTRTRLAGAPTGGPRAASRAARAVSGDAPETGADLHRGFRGQGYARLRGDLGVYDDTFEDYWSFLEPRLLEAWRVLAPDGTLYLHLDYREVHYAKVMLDALFGRDHFLNEIIWAYDYGAKTKRRWPTKHETILVYVKDPDAYWFDADAVDREPYMAPGLVTAEKAARGKLPTDVWWHTIVPTTGREKTGYPTQKPEGILRRMIQASSRPGDAVLDLFAGSGTTGAVAAALGRRAVLVDDNPEAIEVMRRRLPDAVVLPGP, encoded by the coding sequence GTGAGCGGGGCCATCGCCATCCACCCTGGCGACAATCTGGACGTCGCCCGGAGGCTCCCGGACGGCGCGTTCACCGTCGTCTACCTCGATCCGCCGTTCAACACCGGACGCACCCGGACCCGTCTGGCGGGGGCGCCGACCGGAGGACCGCGGGCCGCCTCGCGTGCCGCGCGTGCGGTTTCCGGGGACGCGCCGGAGACGGGAGCCGATCTGCACCGCGGCTTCCGCGGGCAGGGGTACGCGCGCCTGCGCGGGGACCTCGGCGTGTACGACGACACGTTCGAGGACTACTGGTCGTTCCTGGAGCCGCGTCTGCTCGAGGCGTGGCGCGTCCTCGCGCCCGACGGCACGCTGTACCTGCATCTGGACTACCGCGAGGTGCATTACGCGAAGGTGATGCTGGACGCGCTGTTCGGCCGCGACCACTTCCTCAACGAGATCATCTGGGCCTACGACTACGGGGCCAAGACGAAGCGGCGCTGGCCCACCAAGCACGAGACGATCCTCGTCTACGTGAAGGACCCCGACGCCTACTGGTTCGACGCGGATGCGGTCGATCGCGAGCCCTACATGGCGCCCGGGCTCGTCACCGCGGAGAAGGCGGCACGGGGGAAGCTCCCCACGGACGTCTGGTGGCACACGATCGTCCCGACGACCGGGCGGGAGAAGACCGGCTACCCGACGCAGAAGCCCGAGGGGATCCTCCGCCGGATGATCCAGGCGTCCAGCCGCCCGGGCGACGCGGTGCTGGATCTGTTCGCGGGCAGCGGCACCACCGGAGCCGTCGCCGCGGCGCTCGGCCGCCGTGCGGTGCTCGTGGACGACAACCCCGAGGCGATCGAGGTCATGCGTCGGCGCTTGCCGGATGCGGTGGTCCTCCCCGGTCCGTGA
- a CDS encoding triose-phosphate isomerase family protein — protein MVDEPLSRPPLTLGVSLKLYLDVASTEEWARRVADVARSSAAVRDGRVRLFVMPSFPAIPSVRQALLGSAVELGAQNLHWEDRGPYTGEVSGADLKAVGCTLVEVGHAERREHFGEGPDVVCRKLVAAVRNGLTPVLCIGERGEVSAPAAAEECVDQLESALADLADDAAADVIVAYEPVWAIGRPVPATTGHIRDVVEVLRAHLGADPRIASSSVIYGGSAQGGMLSELGEAVDGLFLGRFAHDTGDLAEIIDEAASLR, from the coding sequence GTGGTTGACGAACCGCTCAGTCGCCCGCCGCTGACACTGGGAGTCAGCCTCAAGCTCTATCTGGATGTCGCCAGTACGGAGGAGTGGGCGAGGCGGGTCGCCGACGTCGCCCGGAGCAGCGCTGCCGTCCGGGATGGGCGCGTGCGACTGTTCGTCATGCCGTCCTTTCCCGCCATCCCGTCCGTCCGTCAGGCTCTGCTCGGCAGTGCGGTGGAGCTGGGGGCGCAGAACCTGCACTGGGAGGATCGCGGCCCCTACACGGGTGAGGTCAGCGGAGCGGATCTGAAGGCGGTCGGCTGCACCCTGGTAGAGGTCGGCCATGCGGAGCGGCGCGAGCACTTCGGTGAGGGGCCGGACGTCGTGTGCCGGAAGCTCGTCGCCGCCGTGCGCAACGGTCTGACGCCGGTGCTGTGCATCGGCGAGCGGGGGGAGGTCTCGGCTCCGGCGGCAGCGGAGGAGTGTGTCGATCAACTCGAGTCGGCCCTGGCCGACCTCGCCGACGACGCGGCCGCCGATGTCATCGTCGCGTATGAGCCGGTGTGGGCAATCGGGCGTCCGGTGCCGGCGACGACAGGTCACATCCGCGACGTCGTCGAGGTGCTGCGGGCCCACCTTGGAGCGGATCCGCGGATCGCCAGCTCGTCGGTGATCTACGGTGGTAGCGCACAGGGGGGAATGCTGAGCGAGCTCGGCGAGGCGGTGGACGGGTTGTTCCTCGGTCGCTTCGCCCACGATACGGGTGATCTCGCCGAGATAATCGACGAGGCCGCCTCGCTCCGCTGA
- a CDS encoding MarR family winged helix-turn-helix transcriptional regulator, whose protein sequence is MTTPPELASPDIGHAAADLRMATFKLSRRLRAERAVDSMSDGQFAVLANLGVYGPHTLGELAARERVTAPSMNRTVNCLEESGYLVRTPDGDDRRKVNITLTDAGRAVVEETRRRRDAWLERALADLTPAQRDLLAQAIPVLREVADR, encoded by the coding sequence ATGACCACACCCCCGGAACTCGCCTCCCCCGACATCGGTCACGCCGCCGCCGACCTGCGGATGGCCACCTTCAAGCTCTCCCGGCGCCTGCGCGCCGAGCGCGCCGTCGACAGCATGAGCGACGGCCAGTTCGCCGTCCTGGCGAATCTCGGCGTCTACGGTCCGCACACACTGGGCGAGCTCGCCGCGCGCGAACGGGTGACCGCGCCGTCCATGAACCGGACGGTGAACTGCCTCGAGGAGTCCGGGTACCTGGTGCGCACGCCCGACGGGGACGACCGGCGGAAGGTCAACATCACCCTGACGGATGCCGGCCGCGCCGTCGTCGAGGAGACGCGCCGCCGCCGCGATGCCTGGCTCGAGCGGGCACTGGCGGACCTCACCCCGGCGCAGCGCGATCTGCTTGCGCAGGCCATCCCCGTGCTGCGGGAGGTGGCGGACAGATGA
- a CDS encoding lipoyl protein ligase domain-containing protein gives MHGEFKVPGGKLVVVDLDVRDGRIADFHLAGDFFLEPDDALQDIDAAVTGLPVETDAATIAATVRAALPEGAQLLGFTPESVGTAVRRALVTAPGWKDFSWEVVHDRPVSPRMNLALDEVLTARVGDGRRAPTLRLWEWNESAVVIGSFQSLRNEVDPEGAARHGYDVVRRISGGGAMLMGANSIITYSLYVPASLVAGMTFADSYAFLDDWVLQALRSLGIEATYQPLNDITSPSGKIGGAAQKRLANGGVLHHATLSYDMDGQVMTEVLRIGREKLSDKGTVSAAKRVDPLRSQTGLPREAIIERFIDTFSNLYGAVPGHITEEEYAEAEALVAQKFATDAWLRRVP, from the coding sequence ATGCACGGCGAATTCAAGGTGCCCGGCGGGAAGCTCGTGGTCGTCGATCTGGACGTACGGGACGGGCGGATCGCGGACTTCCACCTCGCCGGCGACTTCTTCCTCGAACCCGACGATGCGCTGCAGGACATCGACGCGGCGGTCACCGGGCTGCCGGTGGAGACGGATGCGGCCACGATCGCCGCGACCGTCCGCGCCGCGCTCCCCGAGGGTGCTCAGCTGCTGGGTTTCACGCCCGAGTCCGTGGGGACGGCGGTGCGCCGCGCCCTCGTCACCGCGCCCGGGTGGAAGGACTTCTCCTGGGAGGTCGTGCACGACCGCCCGGTGTCGCCGCGGATGAACCTCGCGCTGGACGAGGTGCTCACCGCCCGCGTGGGAGACGGCCGCCGCGCGCCCACCCTGCGGCTGTGGGAGTGGAACGAGTCCGCCGTCGTGATCGGATCCTTCCAGTCGCTGCGCAACGAGGTCGACCCGGAGGGGGCGGCCCGGCACGGCTACGACGTGGTCCGGCGGATCTCCGGCGGCGGCGCCATGCTGATGGGCGCCAACTCGATCATCACGTACTCGCTGTACGTGCCCGCATCCCTCGTGGCGGGGATGACCTTCGCGGACTCCTATGCGTTCCTCGACGATTGGGTGCTGCAGGCGCTGCGCTCCCTGGGCATCGAGGCGACCTATCAGCCGCTGAACGACATCACCTCTCCCTCCGGCAAGATCGGCGGCGCGGCGCAGAAGCGTCTCGCGAACGGTGGCGTCCTGCACCACGCCACGCTCAGCTACGACATGGACGGTCAGGTGATGACCGAGGTGCTCCGGATCGGGCGGGAGAAGCTCAGCGACAAGGGCACCGTCTCCGCCGCCAAGCGCGTCGATCCGCTCCGCAGCCAGACCGGCCTTCCCCGCGAGGCGATCATCGAGCGGTTCATCGACACCTTCTCGAACCTCTACGGAGCCGTCCCCGGACATATCACCGAAGAGGAATACGCCGAGGCCGAGGCGCTGGTGGCGCAGAAGTTCGCCACCGACGCGTGGCTGCGCCGCGTTCCGTGA
- a CDS encoding DHA2 family efflux MFS transporter permease subunit encodes MADMSRRRWAGLVFISIAVSLIIVDSTIVNVAVPSIVDELGITSTEVQWVQEAYTLVFASLLLLFGSLADRFGRRRLMLMGVVLFALSSVFAALAPDGQSLILSRLVQGVGGAMILPTTLSLINATFRGRERGIAFAVWGSTIGGMAALGPLLGGWLTEAFSWRWAFGINVPLGIIILIGVLLTVPESREPGRRSIDFVGAVLSVLLFGTLVFGLIEGRTYGWWGVDEVFTLGSFTWPWDLSPVPVAFAITLVSLVLFLAWSVYRTRSGKSALLELSLFRIPSFRGGNIAALVVSLGEFGVILSLPLWLQFVLGFNALQVGLMLVALAVGSFFASGFAGAMSGKVRPVTVVRMGLVAEIIGILWIALIVSPDAAWGWLIPALFVYGFGVGLATAQLTGVILQDVPVELSGQGSGTQSTSRQVGSALGVAILGTVLFTSTGAALTASLDDAGVPAQQRDQIVAAVVDSAGGAIAGLAENPDTAEAADAAATAFSDGTRYAAFTAAAFLAVGLVTTVSLGRRPPEEVSVAPAEASSEPS; translated from the coding sequence ATGGCCGATATGTCACGCCGCCGCTGGGCGGGCCTGGTCTTCATCAGCATCGCCGTATCGCTGATCATCGTGGACTCCACGATCGTCAACGTGGCCGTGCCGTCGATCGTCGACGAACTGGGCATCACCTCGACCGAGGTCCAGTGGGTGCAGGAGGCCTACACGCTGGTCTTCGCGTCCCTCCTCCTGTTGTTCGGTTCCCTCGCCGACCGCTTCGGCCGCCGGCGACTGATGCTGATGGGGGTCGTCCTCTTCGCGCTGTCGTCCGTCTTCGCCGCGCTGGCCCCCGACGGCCAGTCACTCATCCTCTCCCGGCTCGTCCAGGGAGTCGGCGGCGCGATGATCCTGCCGACCACGCTCTCCCTCATCAACGCGACCTTCCGCGGCCGCGAGCGCGGCATCGCCTTCGCCGTCTGGGGTTCCACGATCGGCGGGATGGCAGCCCTCGGCCCCCTCCTCGGCGGCTGGCTCACCGAGGCCTTCTCCTGGCGCTGGGCCTTCGGCATCAACGTGCCGCTCGGCATCATCATCCTGATCGGCGTCCTGCTGACGGTGCCCGAGTCCCGCGAACCGGGTCGGCGCTCGATCGACTTCGTCGGCGCGGTCCTGTCGGTCCTGCTGTTCGGCACGCTCGTCTTCGGACTCATCGAGGGGCGCACCTACGGGTGGTGGGGTGTCGACGAGGTGTTCACCCTCGGCTCCTTCACCTGGCCTTGGGACCTCTCCCCCGTGCCGGTCGCCTTCGCGATCACGCTCGTCTCGCTCGTGCTCTTCCTCGCCTGGAGCGTGTACCGCACCCGCAGCGGGAAGTCCGCGCTGCTGGAGCTCTCACTCTTCCGCATCCCCAGCTTCCGCGGCGGCAACATCGCGGCCCTGGTCGTCTCCCTCGGCGAGTTCGGCGTCATCCTGTCGCTGCCGCTCTGGCTGCAGTTCGTGCTCGGGTTCAACGCCCTGCAGGTGGGCCTGATGCTCGTCGCCCTCGCGGTCGGTTCCTTCTTCGCGAGCGGTTTCGCGGGAGCGATGTCGGGCAAGGTGCGCCCGGTCACGGTCGTCCGGATGGGCCTCGTCGCCGAGATCATCGGCATCCTGTGGATCGCGCTGATCGTCTCCCCCGACGCCGCGTGGGGATGGCTCATCCCGGCACTGTTCGTGTACGGCTTCGGGGTGGGTCTCGCCACAGCACAACTGACCGGCGTCATCCTGCAGGACGTCCCCGTCGAGCTGTCCGGACAGGGCTCCGGGACGCAGTCCACCTCGCGGCAGGTCGGCTCGGCGCTCGGCGTCGCGATCCTCGGCACCGTGCTCTTCACGAGCACGGGTGCCGCGCTCACCGCGTCCCTCGACGACGCCGGCGTGCCGGCGCAGCAGCGCGATCAGATCGTCGCGGCGGTCGTGGATTCCGCGGGAGGTGCGATCGCCGGACTCGCCGAGAACCCGGACACGGCGGAGGCGGCGGACGCCGCGGCCACGGCGTTCTCCGACGGCACCCGCTACGCCGCCTTCACCGCCGCCGCCTTCCTGGCCGTCGGACTGGTCACCACCGTGAGCCTCGGCCGGCGTCCCCCGGAGGAGGTCTCGGTGGCACCCGCCGAAGCCTCGTCCGAGCCGTCCTGA
- a CDS encoding ribose-5-phosphate isomerase — protein sequence MTRQWRVVVGCDDAGYQYKEALKADLEKDPRVAEVIDVGVGADGHTPYPSIAIRAAEKVRDGEADRALLVCGTGLGVAIAANKVPGIRAVTAHDSFSVERSVLSNNAQVLTFGQRVVGIELARRLAREWLGYEFDESSASAEKVAVLSEYEQTGSCG from the coding sequence ATGACCCGCCAATGGCGCGTGGTCGTCGGTTGCGACGACGCCGGATACCAGTACAAAGAGGCCCTCAAAGCGGATCTCGAGAAGGACCCACGGGTCGCCGAGGTCATCGACGTGGGTGTCGGCGCGGATGGACACACTCCGTACCCCAGCATCGCGATCCGCGCGGCAGAGAAGGTGCGCGACGGTGAGGCGGACCGCGCCCTCCTCGTCTGTGGCACGGGTCTCGGCGTGGCGATCGCGGCGAACAAGGTGCCGGGTATCCGGGCGGTCACGGCGCATGACAGTTTCAGTGTCGAGCGCAGCGTTCTCAGTAACAACGCACAGGTGCTGACGTTCGGTCAGCGCGTGGTGGGGATCGAGCTCGCGCGGAGACTGGCGCGCGAGTGGCTCGGCTACGAATTCGACGAGAGCTCTGCCTCCGCGGAGAAGGTCGCCGTGCTGTCGGAGTACGAACAGACCGGCAGCTGTGGTTGA
- a CDS encoding DeoR/GlpR family DNA-binding transcription regulator, whose translation MGSDQQEVPDLLNGSRQRRQAARQRAITEAVMAAGALRIEELADRFAISQMTVHRDLDELEGRGLLRKSRGVATALSTALVESSDVYRSGRQLPEKEAIAHAAMEFVEPGQAIMLDDSTTTLHLVPHLPAKKPLTVITNTLTIMNELKATNGITLLGLGGQYYNWCSAYMGRMTTTAISAMRADLFVMSTAAITDDVCFHQTLETVDVKRAMFDAASVRILLADHTKFAKRALHAMVPLADFDAVIVDFATDAAHVKRLRSAGVNVVVARRGPVPR comes from the coding sequence ATGGGTAGCGACCAGCAGGAGGTGCCGGATCTTCTGAACGGTTCGCGGCAGCGACGCCAGGCGGCCAGGCAGCGGGCGATCACCGAGGCCGTCATGGCTGCCGGCGCGCTTCGGATCGAGGAGCTGGCCGACCGGTTCGCCATCAGCCAGATGACCGTGCATCGCGACCTCGACGAGCTGGAAGGGCGGGGCCTGCTCCGCAAGAGCCGCGGTGTGGCGACCGCGCTGTCCACCGCACTGGTCGAGTCCAGCGACGTCTACCGCTCCGGGCGGCAGTTGCCGGAGAAGGAGGCCATCGCGCACGCGGCGATGGAATTCGTGGAGCCGGGTCAGGCGATCATGCTGGATGACTCGACGACGACCCTGCACCTGGTTCCGCATCTTCCGGCGAAGAAGCCGCTCACCGTGATCACGAACACGCTGACGATCATGAACGAGCTGAAGGCCACGAACGGGATCACCCTCCTCGGGCTGGGGGGGCAGTACTACAACTGGTGCAGCGCATACATGGGGCGGATGACCACCACGGCCATCTCCGCGATGCGCGCCGACCTGTTCGTGATGTCGACCGCTGCGATCACGGACGACGTGTGCTTCCACCAGACGCTGGAGACCGTGGACGTCAAGCGCGCGATGTTCGACGCCGCCAGTGTCCGTATCCTGCTTGCCGACCACACCAAGTTCGCCAAGCGGGCACTGCACGCCATGGTCCCGCTGGCGGATTTCGATGCTGTCATCGTGGACTTCGCGACGGATGCCGCGCACGTGAAGCGGCTGCGCAGCGCCGGTGTGAACGTCGTCGTCGCGCGCCGCGGTCCCGTTCCGCGCTGA